One genomic window of Clostridium taeniosporum includes the following:
- a CDS encoding acyl-CoA dehydrogenase family protein, with product MLFKTTEQHEAFRLKIREFAETEVKPITFMLDKENKFPTEAIEKLAKMGVLGTPYPKKYGGAGLDVLSYAIAVEELSRVDGGTGVILSAHVSLGTYPIFAYGTEEQKKKYLIPLAKGKKIAAFGLTEPNAGSDAGGTETTAVLEGDHYILNGGKIFITNADKADTYVVFAVTTPNIGVKGISAFIVEKGWEGFTFGDHYDKMGIRSSSTAELIFNNVKVPKENLLGEEGQGFKIAMKTLDGGRIGIASQALGIAQGAYENALEYSKERIQFGRPICQQQIISFKLADMATKIRAARFLVYSAAELKENHESYSMEAAMAKQYASDICLEVVNDALQIFGGNGYLKGMDVERAYRDAKICTIYEGTNEIQRVVIASHIIGKMPKNENRRTSTRDPLTGARKKVIMKDGTAEERVSKLVEALKTDGYDFTVGIDINTPIPKADRVVSVGKGIGEEKNMELAKALAVQAGAAIGSSRPVAETLKYLPLNRYVGMSGQKFNGNLYIACGISGAGQHLKGIKDATTIVAINNNPNAPIFKNADYGIIGDMMEIMPLLTTALDNGEPKKEAPPMKKMKKNLPKKTVPNWKRYVCNGCGYEYDPAIGDVENDILSGTLFEDLPEEWICPDCGEEKDMFIEV from the coding sequence AAATAAATTTCCAACTGAAGCAATTGAAAAATTAGCTAAAATGGGGGTATTAGGTACACCTTATCCTAAGAAGTATGGTGGTGCAGGTTTAGATGTACTTAGTTATGCCATTGCTGTTGAAGAACTTTCTAGGGTAGATGGTGGTACAGGTGTAATTTTATCTGCACATGTTTCTTTAGGAACTTATCCAATTTTTGCATATGGAACTGAAGAACAAAAGAAAAAATACCTAATTCCTTTAGCAAAGGGTAAAAAGATTGCTGCTTTTGGTCTAACTGAACCTAACGCTGGTAGTGATGCAGGGGGAACTGAGACTACAGCTGTACTAGAAGGAGATCATTATATTTTAAATGGTGGAAAAATTTTTATAACTAATGCAGATAAAGCTGATACGTATGTTGTATTTGCTGTAACAACACCAAATATAGGAGTTAAAGGCATAAGTGCCTTTATAGTTGAAAAAGGATGGGAAGGATTCACTTTTGGTGATCATTATGATAAGATGGGAATTCGTTCATCTTCAACAGCAGAGTTAATATTTAATAATGTTAAAGTTCCAAAAGAAAATTTGTTGGGTGAAGAAGGACAAGGCTTTAAGATAGCCATGAAAACTTTAGATGGTGGTCGTATTGGTATTGCTTCGCAAGCATTAGGTATAGCGCAAGGAGCTTATGAAAATGCTTTGGAATATTCAAAGGAAAGAATACAATTTGGAAGACCTATCTGTCAGCAACAAATTATTTCTTTTAAATTAGCAGATATGGCAACTAAGATAAGAGCAGCGAGATTTTTAGTTTATAGTGCTGCTGAACTTAAAGAAAACCATGAATCTTATTCTATGGAAGCTGCTATGGCTAAACAATATGCCTCAGATATATGTTTAGAAGTGGTAAATGATGCACTACAAATTTTTGGAGGAAATGGTTATCTTAAAGGAATGGATGTAGAAAGAGCTTACCGTGATGCTAAAATTTGTACTATTTATGAAGGAACTAATGAAATACAAAGGGTGGTAATTGCATCTCATATAATTGGAAAAATGCCTAAAAATGAAAATAGAAGAACTTCAACTCGTGACCCATTAACTGGTGCTCGTAAAAAGGTAATTATGAAAGACGGTACGGCAGAAGAAAGAGTTTCTAAGCTTGTAGAAGCATTGAAAACTGATGGATATGATTTTACCGTTGGTATTGATATAAATACTCCAATTCCTAAAGCGGATCGTGTTGTTAGTGTAGGAAAAGGAATTGGTGAAGAAAAAAATATGGAACTAGCTAAAGCTTTAGCTGTACAAGCTGGTGCTGCTATTGGTTCATCACGTCCTGTAGCTGAGACTTTAAAATACTTACCTTTAAATCGTTATGTAGGTATGTCAGGACAAAAATTTAATGGTAACCTATATATTGCTTGCGGTATATCAGGAGCTGGGCAACACTTAAAGGGAATAAAAGATGCTACTACCATAGTTGCTATTAATAATAATCCTAATGCACCAATATTTAAGAATGCTGATTATGGTATTATTGGAGATATGATGGAAATAATGCCGTTATTAACAACTGCTTTAGATAATGGAGAACCTAAAAAGGAAGCACCTCCTATGAAGAAAATGAAGAAAAATCTTCCTAAAAAGACTGTGCCTAATTGGAAGAGATATGTTTGTAATGGTTGTGGTTATGAATATGATCCGGCCATAGGTGATGTAGAAAATGATATATTGTCTGGAACTTTATTTGAAGATCTTCCAGAAGAGTGGATATGTCCTGATTGTGGTGAAGAAAAAGATATGTTTATAGAAGTCTAA
- a CDS encoding FprA family A-type flavoprotein, which translates to MFCVRKVTEDLYWVGGNDKRLSLFENIHPISRGVSYNSYLLLDEKTVLFDTVDWAIGKQFLENVEAVLDGRPLDYLVINHVEPDHAAAIEEIILRYPEVKIIGTAKAFLIMRQFGFEIDGRIEEVVEGDTKSFGKHVVTFIAAPMVHWPEAMVTFDTTNGVLFSADAFGSFGALDGKLFNDEVDFEHDWIDEARRYYTNIVGKYGPQVQSLLKKASKIDIKMICPLHGPVWRTNIEYFIDKYDKWSRYEPEEKAVMVVYGSMYGNTESAAASLATKLVEKGIKNVVMYDVSSTHVSELISETFRVSNVVLASVTYNLGIYPPMHNYLMDMKALNLQKRTFALIENGSWACKSGKLMHEFLDGMRDMTILEDKVTLVSSMKEDNITDIDNLVESIIESMK; encoded by the coding sequence ATGTTTTGTGTTAGAAAAGTAACCGAAGATCTTTATTGGGTAGGGGGCAATGATAAGCGTTTATCTCTTTTTGAAAATATTCATCCAATTTCAAGAGGTGTTTCATATAATTCATATTTATTATTAGATGAAAAAACCGTATTATTTGATACTGTAGATTGGGCAATTGGTAAACAATTTTTAGAAAACGTAGAAGCAGTTCTAGATGGTAGGCCACTAGATTATTTAGTAATAAATCATGTGGAACCTGATCATGCAGCTGCTATTGAGGAAATAATATTACGTTATCCAGAGGTTAAAATTATAGGTACAGCAAAAGCCTTTCTTATAATGAGACAATTTGGATTTGAAATTGATGGCAGAATTGAAGAAGTTGTAGAAGGTGATACAAAATCTTTTGGAAAACATGTAGTAACATTTATAGCTGCACCAATGGTACATTGGCCAGAAGCTATGGTTACATTTGATACTACAAATGGTGTCCTTTTTTCAGCTGATGCTTTTGGAAGCTTTGGAGCATTAGATGGAAAACTATTTAATGATGAGGTTGATTTTGAACATGATTGGATAGATGAAGCTAGAAGATATTATACAAATATTGTTGGTAAATATGGTCCTCAAGTTCAGTCTTTATTAAAAAAGGCAAGCAAAATTGATATTAAAATGATCTGTCCACTACATGGCCCGGTTTGGCGTACAAATATTGAATATTTTATTGATAAATATGATAAATGGAGTAGATATGAACCAGAAGAAAAAGCAGTAATGGTAGTTTACGGTTCAATGTATGGTAATACTGAAAGCGCAGCCGCATCTTTAGCTACTAAATTAGTGGAAAAGGGTATTAAAAACGTGGTTATGTATGATGTTTCAAGTACTCATGTATCTGAGTTGATTTCAGAAACATTTAGAGTTAGTAATGTAGTCTTAGCATCTGTAACATATAATCTTGGTATTTATCCACCTATGCATAATTATCTTATGGATATGAAGGCTCTTAATCTTCAAAAGAGAACTTTTGCACTTATTGAAAATGGATCATGGGCATGTAAATCTGGAAAATTAATGCATGAATTTTTAGATGGAATGAGAGACATGACAATCCTAGAAGATAAAGTTACACTTGTTTCTTCAATGAAAGAAGATAACATTACAGATATAGATAACCTTGTTGAAAGTATTATAGAATCAATGAAATAG
- a CDS encoding Cof-type HAD-IIB family hydrolase, whose translation MIKLIASDMDGTLLNNNHDIDVDTVEAIRKAEEAGIIFTISTGREYDSVKGILDKHNIKCQCILSNGAEYRDESGNILEVININEKYAKKIIKILDENKLPARIFTNKGVFTTSTREEAFQEVIFRTMTFNPTLTEEEAKKMAEKEGFFTNLKYVNDVEKFFKDDIEIRKFVAFHKDIDLINKMKETIGKIEGLAISSSFDDNIEITDINAQKGIILKKVAQKMNIDIKNVMILGDSFNDYSMFEIFEESVAMKNAIPEVKKIAKYITDSNDNLGVAKAIYNVLNNEMNNMLK comes from the coding sequence ATGATAAAACTTATAGCATCAGATATGGATGGTACTTTATTAAATAATAATCATGATATAGATGTAGACACTGTCGAAGCAATTAGAAAAGCAGAAGAGGCAGGGATAATATTTACAATATCTACAGGAAGAGAATATGACAGTGTTAAAGGAATATTAGATAAGCATAATATAAAATGTCAATGTATTCTTTCTAATGGAGCAGAATATAGAGATGAATCAGGGAATATTTTAGAAGTAATAAATATAAATGAAAAGTATGCAAAAAAAATAATAAAGATATTAGATGAAAATAAATTACCAGCACGTATATTTACCAATAAAGGTGTATTTACAACATCTACAAGAGAAGAAGCATTTCAAGAAGTTATATTTAGAACTATGACTTTTAATCCAACTTTAACAGAAGAAGAAGCTAAAAAAATGGCAGAAAAAGAAGGATTTTTTACAAACTTAAAATATGTTAATGATGTAGAAAAGTTTTTTAAAGATGACATAGAAATAAGAAAATTTGTGGCTTTTCATAAAGATATAGATTTAATAAATAAAATGAAAGAGACTATTGGAAAAATTGAAGGACTAGCAATATCTTCATCATTTGATGATAATATAGAGATAACCGATATAAATGCTCAAAAAGGAATCATATTGAAAAAGGTAGCCCAAAAAATGAATATAGATATAAAGAATGTTATGATTCTTGGGGATAGTTTTAATGACTATTCAATGTTTGAAATATTCGAGGAAAGTGTTGCTATGAAAAATGCTATACCAGAAGTTAAAAAAATAGCCAAATACATAACAGATAGTAATGACAATTTAGGCGTTGCAAAAGCCATTTATAATGTTCTTAATAATGAAATGAATAATATGCTTAAATAA
- a CDS encoding bacteriohemerythrin, whose amino-acid sequence MYEFKEEYKTGIDFIDEQHKVLFEIADKTYNLLKNDLRIDKYDKIVELIKELQDYTVFHFNAEEEYMKSINYKRMFTQKVEHDAFIKRIKDVDFSKIDEDQDEYIISILQLLNDWLTGHIYSNDKLIGK is encoded by the coding sequence ATGTATGAATTTAAAGAAGAATATAAAACAGGAATAGATTTTATTGATGAACAACATAAAGTTCTTTTTGAAATAGCTGATAAAACTTATAATTTATTAAAAAATGATCTTAGAATTGATAAATATGATAAAATAGTAGAGTTAATAAAAGAACTTCAAGATTATACAGTTTTTCATTTTAATGCTGAAGAAGAATATATGAAAAGTATCAATTATAAAAGAATGTTTACTCAGAAAGTTGAGCATGATGCATTTATAAAGAGAATTAAAGATGTAGATTTTTCAAAGATTGATGAGGATCAAGATGAATATATAATTAGTATATTACAACTTCTAAATGACTGGTTAACAGGACATATTTATTCAAACGATAAACTTATAGGAAAATAA
- a CDS encoding glycosyl hydrolase family 8 translates to MIKIYRNVIMQTYSKKELTLELLSFYYKWKKRYLRTVKNSFPTKEYLFDTLEFSTENNAVTSSAAMGYGMIIFAIMSKFDATAKKHFNNLYNFVNAYPSIYNDNLMAWQQIITDKGEIINIKPKTASTTNSDMDICYGLLIANKLWRKKDNINYKKEALKRINALMISCVDKKDYILNLGDWVNTNINSKFKGITRSSDFSIYILKEFVKADRKNSKNWRNVIKKINSIINNQMNRESKMNGLMPDFFVKDKNEFIAPKGKVLETIHDGDYYYYSCQTPWRYSMDILLDKAHITNQLSTLNNWIITKTNSNPKNIVSGYYVANSTPGKPFGNSNDLSFIAPFLVSSLIQRKNKMWTIKLWKTLTNTPIEDSLFYGNTLKLMAMIVATGNWIKI, encoded by the coding sequence GTGATAAAAATTTATAGAAATGTAATTATGCAAACCTACTCTAAAAAAGAACTTACCTTAGAACTCCTCTCCTTTTATTACAAATGGAAAAAACGTTACTTAAGAACTGTAAAGAACTCCTTTCCTACTAAAGAATATCTATTTGATACTTTAGAATTTTCTACTGAAAATAATGCAGTTACATCTTCTGCCGCAATGGGATATGGTATGATTATTTTTGCAATCATGAGTAAATTTGATGCCACAGCTAAAAAACATTTTAATAATCTCTATAATTTTGTAAATGCTTATCCTAGTATTTACAACGATAATCTCATGGCATGGCAACAAATTATTACTGATAAAGGAGAGATAATAAACATTAAACCTAAAACTGCTTCTACTACTAATAGTGATATGGATATATGCTATGGACTGCTTATTGCTAATAAACTCTGGAGAAAAAAAGACAATATAAATTATAAAAAAGAAGCTCTTAAAAGAATTAATGCATTGATGATTAGTTGTGTTGATAAAAAAGATTATATATTAAATTTAGGAGATTGGGTTAATACAAATATTAATAGTAAATTTAAAGGAATAACTAGAAGCTCAGATTTTAGTATTTATATTTTAAAAGAATTTGTTAAAGCTGATCGAAAAAATAGTAAAAATTGGAGAAATGTGATTAAAAAAATTAATAGTATAATAAATAATCAAATGAATAGAGAAAGTAAAATGAATGGCCTTATGCCAGATTTCTTTGTTAAAGATAAAAATGAATTTATAGCACCAAAAGGAAAAGTTCTAGAAACAATTCATGATGGAGATTATTATTATTACAGTTGCCAAACTCCTTGGCGCTATTCCATGGATATTCTATTAGATAAAGCTCATATTACAAATCAACTCTCTACTTTAAATAATTGGATAATCACAAAAACCAATTCTAATCCTAAAAATATAGTTTCTGGTTACTATGTAGCTAATTCTACTCCTGGAAAACCTTTTGGTAACTCTAATGATTTATCATTTATTGCTCCATTTTTAGTTTCCTCTCTTATTCAAAGAAAAAATAAAATGTGGACAATAAAACTTTGGAAAACATTAACAAATACACCAATTGAAGATTCACTTTTTTATGGAAACACACTTAAACTTATGGCTATGATAGTAGCTACTGGAAATTGGATTAAGATATAA
- a CDS encoding serine/threonine protein kinase translates to MDRYYKRNEIVNEYSIIKRIGEGRYGIAYLAINDKKEKYVIKQLKKDTIEKTREKLFYEEHILRNLNDYKFPKFISKFKDDDREGYILEYIEGKVFEDLLVADRYEFSKPEIYEIGSQLLEIIEILQNNNVVHRDIRLPNVIIRENKELVLIDFGLARIIDNDRYVKMIDYWFLGDFLIHLHYSSYKETDLPERPWYEELDLKLEEEIFLKKLMGIDGSYQNIEDIKNQLKKIKNIV, encoded by the coding sequence ATGGATAGATATTACAAAAGAAATGAAATAGTAAACGAATATTCTATTATAAAGAGAATAGGTGAAGGTAGATATGGTATTGCATATTTAGCTATAAATGATAAAAAAGAGAAATATGTAATAAAACAATTAAAAAAGGATACTATTGAGAAAACAAGAGAAAAATTGTTTTATGAGGAGCATATATTAAGAAATTTAAATGATTATAAATTTCCTAAATTTATATCAAAATTTAAAGATGATGATAGAGAAGGCTATATACTAGAGTATATAGAAGGTAAAGTATTTGAAGATTTATTAGTTGCGGATAGATACGAATTTAGCAAACCTGAAATTTATGAAATAGGGAGTCAACTTTTAGAGATTATAGAAATATTGCAGAATAATAATGTAGTTCACAGAGATATTAGACTTCCTAATGTAATAATAAGAGAAAATAAAGAATTAGTTTTAATTGACTTTGGTTTAGCTAGAATTATAGATAATGATAGATATGTAAAAATGATAGACTATTGGTTTCTAGGAGATTTTTTAATCCATTTGCATTATTCATCTTATAAAGAAACTGATTTACCAGAAAGACCTTGGTATGAAGAATTAGATTTAAAATTAGAAGAAGAAATCTTTTTAAAAAAGCTTATGGGTATTGATGGTAGTTATCAAAATATTGAAGATATAAAAAATCAACTCAAAAAAATTAAAAATATAGTTTAA
- a CDS encoding DEAD/DEAH box helicase — translation MDFKNLGINENIINVLNKNGIKTPTPIQEESIPKILDGKDIIGEAKTGTGKTFAFLLPIFQNILPNSKDIQVLILSPTRELAIQITDECKKFNVNNDINILSVYGGKDIGNQLKKLKNNIHIIIATPGRLLDHINRKTINLSKLKTIVIDEADQMLLMGFKNDIEKIMKFTSKKHQMLCFSATIDSQVKKLAYRYMVDPLFIDVKSPTISIDKIKQEVIETTDRWKQNALCAALKEDNPFMAIIFCRTKRRADTLEIALHQKGFNCQKIHSDVPQAKRERIMKSFRKADIQYLIATDVAARGIDISSVSHIYNYDVPETPESYIHRIGRTGRAGEDGYTCMFIAPKDSYHLNEIEEKLGFKIPRREI, via the coding sequence ATGGACTTTAAAAATTTAGGAATAAATGAAAATATAATTAATGTATTAAATAAAAATGGAATTAAAACTCCTACACCCATTCAAGAAGAAAGTATACCTAAAATACTAGATGGTAAAGATATTATTGGAGAAGCTAAAACTGGAACAGGAAAAACATTTGCTTTTCTTCTTCCTATTTTTCAAAATATTTTACCTAATTCTAAAGATATACAAGTATTAATTTTATCACCTACTAGAGAATTGGCTATTCAAATAACAGATGAATGTAAAAAATTTAATGTAAATAATGATATTAATATACTTTCCGTTTATGGTGGTAAGGATATTGGAAATCAGTTAAAAAAATTAAAAAATAATATTCATATAATTATTGCTACTCCTGGTAGACTTCTTGATCATATTAATAGAAAAACTATCAATTTATCAAAATTAAAAACTATAGTTATTGATGAAGCTGATCAAATGTTATTAATGGGATTTAAAAATGATATTGAAAAAATCATGAAATTTACTTCAAAAAAACATCAAATGCTTTGCTTTTCTGCTACAATAGATTCACAAGTAAAAAAACTTGCTTATAGATACATGGTAGATCCATTATTTATAGATGTAAAATCGCCAACAATATCTATTGATAAAATAAAACAAGAAGTTATTGAAACCACAGATAGGTGGAAACAAAATGCACTATGTGCAGCTTTAAAAGAAGATAATCCATTTATGGCAATTATATTCTGTAGAACAAAACGTAGAGCAGATACATTAGAAATTGCACTTCATCAAAAAGGTTTTAATTGCCAAAAAATACATAGTGATGTTCCTCAAGCTAAACGTGAAAGAATAATGAAGTCTTTTAGAAAGGCTGATATACAATACTTAATAGCAACAGATGTTGCTGCAAGAGGTATAGATATTTCTAGTGTTTCACATATTTATAATTATGATGTTCCAGAAACTCCAGAAAGTTATATTCATCGTATAGGTAGAACTGGACGCGCCGGTGAAGATGGATATACTTGTATGTTTATAGCACCAAAGGATTCTTATCACTTAAATGAAATAGAAGAAAAATTAGGTTTCAAAATACCTCGCCGTGAAATTTAA
- a CDS encoding DUF4428 domain-containing protein yields the protein MTCNICGQKAGLSRFKIEDGWICKNCFI from the coding sequence GTGACTTGTAATATTTGTGGGCAAAAAGCAGGGTTAAGTAGATTTAAGATAGAAGATGGATGGATATGTAAAAATTGTTTTATATGA
- a CDS encoding SHOCT domain-containing protein → MDGYVKIVLYDSSDTATEIKKLKELLDEGIITLEEFNAKKKKLLGI, encoded by the coding sequence ATGGATGGATATGTAAAAATTGTTTTATATGATTCATCAGATACTGCAACTGAAATTAAAAAATTGAAAGAATTATTAGATGAGGGAATAATAACATTAGAAGAATTCAATGCAAAGAAAAAGAAACTTTTAGGAATTTAA
- a CDS encoding carbohydrate-binding protein, with protein sequence MKKILTFMMVTLLLCTFMMPKTAMAAENNEKIAYTICMPFNYSKFNTTDVKNVTLHYGINGWNNVKDIKMNRRVSDYYMGRTFETFFTTIYVEKGSTVDYCFKQDWNNNEVKWDNNNNNDYHVVVNESNIK encoded by the coding sequence ATGAAAAAGATATTAACTTTTATGATGGTAACATTATTATTATGTACATTTATGATGCCAAAAACAGCTATGGCAGCAGAAAATAATGAAAAAATAGCATATACAATATGTATGCCATTTAATTATAGTAAATTCAATACAACTGATGTAAAAAATGTAACATTACATTATGGTATTAATGGATGGAATAATGTTAAAGATATTAAAATGAATAGAAGAGTATCTGATTATTACATGGGAAGAACATTTGAAACTTTCTTTACAACAATTTATGTAGAAAAAGGTTCAACAGTAGATTATTGCTTTAAACAAGACTGGAATAATAACGAAGTAAAATGGGATAACAATAATAACAATGATTATCATGTAGTTGTAAATGAAAGTAACATTAAATAA